One window of Pyxicephalus adspersus chromosome 4, UCB_Pads_2.0, whole genome shotgun sequence genomic DNA carries:
- the SLC7A14 gene encoding solute carrier family 7 member 14 has protein sequence MSGFLSYMDPRRIPWRATWHAINARVLRTKPVESMLEGTAGTSSHGTKLARVLTTVDLVSLGVGSCVGTGMYVVSGLVAKEMAGPGVIVSFIIAAVASILSGVCYAEFGVRVPKTTGSAYTYSYVTVGEFVAFFIGWNLILEYMIGTAAGASALSSMFDSLANHTISHWMIESVGTLNGLGKGEESYPDLLALVIAVIVTIIVALGVKNSVGFNNVLNVINLAVWVFIMIAGFCFVNGKNWSEGNFLPYGWSGVLKGAATCFYAFIGFDIIATTGEEAKSPNTSIPYAITASLITCLTAYVSVSVILTLMVPYNMIDSESPLMEMFVDRGFYAAKFIVAIGSVAGLTVSLFGSLFPMPRVIYAMSGDGLLFRFLSHVSSYTETPVVACIVSGFLAALLSLLVSLRDLIEMMSIGTLLAYTLVSVCVLLLRYQPESDIDGFVKFLSEEHTKKKEGILADCEKEACSPMSDGDEFTGPATNTCGAKNLPSLGDNEMLIGKSDKTNYNVNHPNYGTVDMTSGIEADGSENIYLFKLKKFIGPRYYTMRIRLGLPGKMDRPTVATGRTVTICVMLLFILLFIFCSFIIFGADYVYDHEWWAILLVVLMVLLIIALVFVILQQPENPKKLPYMAPCVPFVPAFAMLVNIYLMLKLSSVTWIRFAVWCFVGLLIYFGYGMWKSTLEISAREEVLHQSTYQRYDVDDTFSVDDGYSYAQEENKSQEWGNADPKGYYYQQAAEAQDSSRTNSRSKTKGKHKPDFDALIANEELDYPEE, from the exons ATGAGTGGGTTCCTTTCATATATGGACCCAAGACGTATTCCATGGAGAGCCACATGGCATGCTATCAATGCAAGAGTGCTGCGAACCAAACCTGTGGAGTCGATGCTAGAAGGAACTGCAGGAACGTCTTCTCATGGAACCAAGTTGGCTCGCGTACTTACTACAGTGGACCTGGTTTCCCTTGGTGTTGGCAGCTGTGTTGGCACCGGGATGTATGTTGTTTCTGGACTAGTTGCTAAGGAAATGGCTGGACCTGGAGTCATTGTGTCCTTCATTATTGCAGCTGTGGCATCCATTTTGTCAG GTGTGTGCTATGCTGAATTTGGTGTTCGTGTCCCCAAAACCACGGGTTCTGCTTACACTTACAGTTATGTCACTGTTGGTGAATTTGTGGCTTTCTTCATTGGATGGAATTTAATCTTGGAATATATGATTGGTACAGCAGCTGGGGCGAGTGCCCTAAGTAGCATGTTTGACTCCCTTGCAAATCACACTATCAGTCATTGGATGATAGAAAGCGTGGGGACCTTAAATGGATTAG GAAAAGGAGAAGAATCCTATCCAGACCTTCTTGCTTTGGTCATCGCAGTCATTGTGACAATAATTGTTGCCCTGGGAGTAAAGAATTCTGTTGGCTTTAATAATGTATTGAATGTGATTAACTTGGCTGTGTGGGTGTTTATCATGATTGCTGGCTTTTGTTTCGTCAATGGGAAAAACTGGTCAGAAGGCAATTTTCTTCCGTATGGATGGTCCGGG GTTCTGAAAGGTGCAGCTAcgtgtttttatgcttttattggCTTTGACATCATTGCGACCACAGGAGAGGAGGCAAAGAGTCCAAACACTTCTATTCCATATGCTatcacagcttcactgattacTTGCCTGACAGCCTATGTTTCT gTCAGTGTTATATTAACATTAATGGTTCCTTACAATATGATTGATTCAGAGTCACCCCTGATGGAAATGTTTGTAGACCGCGGATTCTATGCTGCTAAATTCATTGTGGCTATTGGATCTGTAGCTGGGCTTACTGTCAGCTTGTTTGGGTCTTTGTTTCCTATGCCTCGAGTAATTTATGCTATGTCTGGTGATGGATTACTTTTCAG GTTTTTGTCTCATGTCAGCTCCTATACGGAGACTCCTGTGGTGGCTTGTATTGTCTCTGGATTCCTTGCAGCCCTTCTCTCTCTATTGGTTAGTCTTCGGGACCTAATAGAAATGATGTCCATTGGAACTCTTTTAGCATACACTCTTGTTTCTGTGTGTGTACTATTATTACGCTACCAGCCTGAAAGTGATatcgatggttttgtgaaatttctCTCTGAGGAACACaccaaaaagaaagaaggaatcCTTGCTGACTGTGAAAAGGAAGCCTGCTCTCCCATGAGTGATGGGGATGAGTTCACAGGTCCTGCAACAAACACATGTGGAGCAAAGAACCTGCCCTCCTTGGGAGACAATGAAATGCTCATTGGAAAATCTGACAAGACCAACTACAATGTGAACCATCCAAACTATGGAACAGTGGACATGACATCTGGAATTGAAGCTGATGGTTCCGAAAATATCTATCTTTTTAAGCTAAAAAAATTCATAGGACCAAGATATTACACAATGAGAATCCGTCTTGGGTTGCCTGGGAAAATGGATCGACCGACTGTTGCAACCGGCCGAACAGTGACCATCTGTGTCATGCTTCTGTTCATCCTGTTGTTCATCTTTTGCTCCTTTATCATATTTGGTGCAGATTATGTGTATGACCACGAGTGGTGGGCTATCCTTTTGGTTGTTTTGATGGTACTGCTAATCATTGCCTTGGTCTTTGTTATTCTTCAGCAACCAGAGAATCCCAAAAAGTTGCCCTACATGGCACCATGTGTCCCATTTGTCCCTGCATTTGCAATGCTTGTCAATATTTATCTTATGCTCAAACTGTCCTCTGTAACATGGATTCGATTTGCCGTCTGGTGCTTTGTGG GTTTGCTGATATATTTTGGCTACGGAATGTGGAAAAGCACCTTGGAAATCAGTGCAAGAGAAGAAGTTCTCCATCAGAGCACCTATCAGCGATATGATGTCGATGACACCTTTTCAGTTGATGATGGCTACTCTTATGCTCAAGAAGAAAACAAATCCCAAGAATGGGGAAATGCGGACCCAAAAGGCTATTACTATCAGCAAGCAGCGGAAGCACAGGACAGCAGTCGGACAAACTCCAGATCTAAAACTAAAGGGAAGCATAAGCCGGACTTTGATGCACTGATTGCCAATGAGGAGTTAGACTACCCTGAGGAATAA